Proteins from a genomic interval of Rosa chinensis cultivar Old Blush chromosome 2, RchiOBHm-V2, whole genome shotgun sequence:
- the LOC112184244 gene encoding uncharacterized protein LOC112184244 encodes MIGHPIPRAKEAKNPRPGRTVTGTPTLPGSKGHSRVQGHHHHPGMRDEIPGPPPRKFPKSKLTQQDTGKFCTYHKDAGHNTNLCVALKNTIESFIQRGKLQRYLPAKEIGAVDVYGQIFTIHGGGPKESPAQGKKRNSSFGRLEVFNFHKALQQNSGTKWTSVTFLQEEEADLRMPHDDPFLITLQMDHYIMSRVLIDTGASVSVLFRDAYKALNRGRDKLSQDNEPLISFSADIVQPLGSDYLSITIGESPNCSTIKTEFIIVDCVSSYNAILGRPALWRLKTFIAGHMLMMKVPTPAGTATIRGDQAAARKCYSLTVSRSKGKSEMLHVATNPLLDRYEDPRADTDLDEERPGAVEDIEEVVLSEQFPDRTVRIGTRLSPAVREGLISFLRSNTSLFAWSYEDMPGILPEVATHNLSIVPYSTPVRQKRRAFTHDKYRAIQVEVKKLISINFVREVTYPRWLANVVLVPKKSAGTWRTCVDYTNLNRACPKDSFPLPRIDQLIDSTAGYRLLSFMDAFSGYNQIRMNLADEEHTAFTTNKGLYCYQVYVDDMLVKSLTLEDHVANLSIVFTIILRNGMRLNPQKCIFGVEAGKFLGYIISHKGIEANPEKVQAIIDMVSPTYRNEVQSLVGKVAALSRFISRLTDKCTPFFKLLKTQHVEVIAWTVEHEAAFLCLKSYLSQVPLLYKPVPGEMLYVYLAASATAVSSVLIRKDSDCEYPVYYAGKGYTGAESKYPDIERVALDLLVSARKLRHYFQAHSITVFTNHPLRQVLQKPETSGRLIKWAIELGEFDIKYLPRTAIKGQAAADFISESIPSHDPNKEPPEPLASDPPPPSIWRLYVEGSSNKKTSGAGILLISPDEQVYEYALKFAFKASNNTAEYEALIAGLQISRELGVQHLHIFSDSQLVVNQVSGNFEAKEPHISSYQALARALVQRFTSYIFTQIPRAENDKANALAKLASTSPNPTYGTTKVEILAGTSTSKTVSEIFSVDHKASWMDPILKYMVDGLAPDDKVEARRLQLRSARYTIMNGKL; translated from the exons ATGATAGGTCACCCCATACCTCGAGCAAAAGAAGCAAAGAATCCTCGTCCAGGTCGAACAGTTACGGGAACACCCACCCTACCCGGGAGCAAAGGGCACAGCAGGGTCCAaggacaccaccaccaccccggtaTGAG GGATGAGATACCGGGACCACCCCCAAGGAAGTTCCCGAAGAGCAAACTTACCCAGCAGGATACCGGAAAATTCTGCACTTACCACAAGGATGCCGGACACAATACCAATCTGTGTGTTGCTTTAAAAAATACCATCGAGTCCTTCATCCAGAGGGGCAAGCTCCAACGATACCTACCTGCTAAGGAGATAGGAGCGGTCGACGTGTATGGCCAGATATTCACGATCCACGGTGGGGGTCCGAAAGAGTCGCCCGCCCAGGGGAAGAAACGAAATTCTAGTTTCGGCCGTCTAGAAGTTTTCAACTTCCACAAAGCCCTGCAGCAAAACAGTGGCACTAAGTGGACATCGGTGACATTCCTGCAGGAGGAGGAAGCCGATCTGAGgatgccccatgatgatcccttcctaatcacacTCCAAATGGACCACTACATAATGTCTAGGGTGCTCATAGACACCGGGGCCTCGGTTAGCGTATTATTTCGCGATGCATACAAAGCTTTGAACAGAGGAAGAGACAAACTATCACAGGATAATGAGCCCCTCATTAGTTTTTCAGCAGACATCGTCCAACCACTCGGATCAGATTACCTATCGATCACGATAGGTGAAAGTCCAAATTGTTCgaccatcaaaacagagttcatcaTAGTGGACTGCGTCTCGTCCTATAATGCTATCCTGGGCCGACCGGCACTTTGGCGTCTGAAAACCTTCATAGCAGGTcacatgttgatgatgaaagTACCAACCCCGGCCGGCACGGCTACGATCCGGGGTGATCAGGCCGCTGCAAGGAAATGCTATTCTCTAACTGTATCCCGCAGTAAGGGAAAGTCTGAAATGTTGCACGTAGCTACTAACCCTCTGTTGGACAGATACGAGGATCCCAGGGCCGATACCGACCTGGACGAAGAACGGCCCGGTGCCGTAGAAGACATTGAAGAGGTGGTGCTGTCAGAGCAGTTCCCGGACAGAACTGTTAGGATTGGTACAAGGTTGTCTCCGGCTGTCAGGGAAGGATTAATCTCATTTCTCCGCTCTAACACATCCTTGTTCGCTTGGTCctatgaggacatgcccgggATACTGCCAGAAGTAGCCACGCACAATCTTAGTATCGTTCCTTACTCCACACCTGTAAGACAAAAGCGAAGGGCCTTCACACACGATAAGTACCGAGCTATCCAGGTTGAGGTAAAGAAGCTGATCTCCATCAACTTTGTCAGGGAAGTAACATACCCCCGATGGTTAGCCAACGTGGTATTGGTACCAAAGAAATCCGCGGGAACATGGCGCACGTGTGTCGACTACACAAACCTCAATCGGGCATGCCCTAAAgatagcttcccgctcccgCGAATCGATCAATTGATCGACTCCACCGCTGGGTACCGGTTACTCAGCTTCATGGATGCGTTTAGCGGGTACAACCAGATCCGAATGAACCTGGCAGACGAGGAGCACACTGCCTTCACTACAAACAAAGGTCTCTATTGCTACCAG gtatacgtggacgacatgctggtAAAAAGTCTAACTCTGGAGGATCATGTAGCCAACTTGTCAATCGTCTTCACCATCATATTGCGCAACGGGATGCGGCTTAACCCACAGAAGTGCATCTTCGGGGTCGAGGCCGGAAAGTTCCTCGGGTACATCATCAGCCACAAgggaattgaggccaatccaGAGAAAGTGCAGGCTATAATAGACATGGTATCCCCAACCTACCGGAACGAGGTCCAATCTCTTGTAGGCAAAGTGGCAGCCCTGtcaagattcatctccaggctgacgGACAAGTGTACTCCGTTCTTCAAACTGCTAAAAACCCAACACGTTGAGGTGATAGCCTGGACAGTGGAGCACGAGGCTGCTTTCCTTTGCTTGAAGTCGTACCTATCACAGGTACCTCTACTCTACAAACCTGTTCCTGGAGAAATGCTCTATGTATATCTGGCAGCATCGGCAACTGCTGTGAGTTCAGTCCTGATTAGGAAGGACTCCGATTGCGAGTACCCAGTGTACTACGCCGGGAAAGGTTACACTGGTGCAGAGTCCAAGTACCCGGACATTGAAAGAGTAGCACTGGACCTCCTGGTATCAGCCCGGAAGCTCAGACATTACTTCCAAGCACATTCTATCACCgttttcactaatcacccattGAGGCAGGTTTTGCAGAAACCAGAGACATCGGGCAGgttaattaaatgggccatcgagcttGGGGAATTCGATATCAAGTACCTGCCCCGGACAGCCATTAAAGGCCAGGCAGCGGCCGATTTTATTTCCGAATCAATCCCTTCCCATGACCCAAACAAGGAACCACCTGAACCGCTAGCCTCGGATCCACCTCCGCCAAGCATTTGGAGATTATACGTGGAAGGATCATCCAACAAGAAAACTAGCGGAGCCGGCATCCTACTAATTAGCCCGGACGAGCAAGTCTACGAGTACGCCCTCAAATTTGCCTTCAAAGCATCCAATAATACCGCAGAATACGAGGCACTCATAGCCGGTCTGCAGATCTCCCGGGAACTAGGGGTCCAACACCTCcatatcttcagtgattcccagttggtcgtaaACCAGGTCAGCGGTAACTTCGAGGCAAAGGAGCCCCACATATCCTCCTACCAGGCCTTGGCCCGGGCTTTAGTTCAGAGGTTCACCTCCTAcatttttacccaaataccGAGGGCAGAAAACGACAAGGCAAACGCTCTTGCTAAGCTCGCATCAACTTCTCCAAACCCTACCTATGGGACCACTAAAGTCGAAATACTCGCGGGAACTAGCACTTCCAAAACGGTGTCAGAAATATTTTCGGTGGATCACAAAgcttcatggatggacccaattttgaaatacatgGTTGATGGCCTAGCACCGGATGATAAGGTCGAGGCCAGAAGACTACAGCTAAGATCAGCTCGATACACGATCATGAATGGCAAACTCTAA